The Bosea beijingensis genome contains the following window.
ATCCGGCGATCGAGATCGTCGTCGTCGAGGTCGAGACCGAGGACGGCACGATCGGCTTCGGCGAGGGGCTCTGCCGGCGCGGCGCAGCCGGCTATGCACGCTTCATCGAGGAGGCGCTGGTGCCGCGCCTTGCCGGGCGCGACGCTGCCGACCGGCGCGCGCTGTGGAAGACGATGCGCGCGGCGTTGTCCGGCCGACCGGGCGGGCAGATCGTCGAAGCGATCGCGGCGATCGATATCGCGCTCTGGGATATTGCCGGAAAGCAGGCAGGTCAGCCGGTCCATAAGTTGCTTGGCGGCATGGGGCGCAAGGAGGTCGCGGCCTATGCCTCCTCGATCAACTGGCTCGACGATGCGACCGTCGAGGCCGAAGTGACGGCGGCGCTCAAGGCCGGCTTCCGCGAGATCAAGGTCAAGCTCGGTCATCCGCTGCGCGATGCGGTGGCTCGCGCCAAGCTTGTCCGCCGGCTCGCGGGCGACGCTATCGCCCTCTATGTCGATGCAAACTGGGCCTATGATGTCGACGACGCGATGATCGTCGGCCGGGCGCTTGCCGATCTCAACTATGGCTTCTTCGAGGAGCCGATTGCGCCCCATGATCGCGAGGGCTATCGCCGCCTCGCCCAGCATCTGCCGATCCGTCTCGCAGCCGGCGAAAGCGATTTCGTCGCGAGCGAGGCGTTGACCATGCTGCAGGACCGTTCTCTCGGGCTGCTCCAGCCCGACGTCACCCGCTCCGGCGGCATCACCGAGACCTGGCGGATTGCCGAACTCGCCGCGAGTTTCAACACGGCCTATGCGCCGCATGTCGGCTGGTCCGGCGCGATCTGCGTCGCGGCGAGCCTGCAATTGGCGGCGGCGGCGGAAAGCTTCCGCACCTTCGAATGCATGGTCTACGAGAACCCGCTGCGCGACGCCTTCACCCGGCCGCTCGTCGGCGAGGGATCGCAGCTCATCGAAGGCAAGCTCGCAATCCCGCAGGGGGCGGGCCTCGGAGTCGAGATCGACCGCGAGGCGCTGAAGCGCTTCAGGATCGCCCGATGAGCGCCCGCACACCTCTCTCGGCGATAGCGCTGGTCACTCCGGTCCAGTTGATGATCGGCGGCATCATCCTCGTGCCGGCGCTCTATGTCTTCTGGCTCAGCCTCAACCAGTCCTCCTTTGGGCAGGCGGCGACATTCGTGGGGCTCGCCAACTACGCCAAGGTGCTGGCCGACCCCTATTTCTGGAAGGCGCTGCTCAACACGGTGATCGTCGTCGCGATCGTCGTGCATGTCGAGTTGCTGATCGGCCTCGGCATGGCCTTGTTCTTTGCGTCCGGCGTGCCGTTCCGGCCGCTTCTGCTCGCTATCGTGCTGGCGCCCTATGCGGTGAGCGAGGTCTCGGCCGTGGTGATGTGGCGCTACCTGTTCGAGCCCGATGTCGGGATGATGAGCCGCTTGCTGGCCACGATCGGCCTGCCGCCGATCGAATGGGCCGTGAACCCGAGCCATGGCCTCGCCATGATCAGCCTGCTCTCGATCTGGCTGCACCTGCCGTTCTCGTTCATCATCCTTTATGCGGCGCGGCTCTCGATCCCAAGCGATCTCTATGAGGCGGCTTCCATCGACGGCGCCACGGCCTGGACCTCGTTCCGTCGGATCACGTTGCCGCTGCTGATGCCGGCTCTGCTGATCGCCGCCCTGTTCCGCTACATCTTCGCCTTCCGGCTCTTCTCCGAGGTCTGGCTGATGACCGGCGGTGGGCCAGCACGCTCGACCGAAGTGATGGCGGTCTATCTCTATCTCGAAGCCTTCCGCTACAACGCCTTCGGCTCGGCCGCCGCGACCGGCTGGCTGCTCGTATTGGCCTCGCTCCTGCTCGCGCTGTTCTATCTGCGCCGGCTCTACCGGGAGACGTTCGCGCGTGCCTAAATCCTCCCTGCCCAGGCTTTTGCGCCATCTCCTGAAGCTCGTCGGCGTCCTCGCTGTCGTCGCCTGGTCTCTGGTGCCGATCGGACTGATCGCAATGTCGTCGTTCAAGTCCGATCGCGACATATTCTCGACCACAGGCGCCTTCTCCTTCGCGCCGACGCTGGCGAACTATCAGGCGCTCTGGAGCCGCTGGGGCGACTTCTTCTTTGGCCTGTGGAACAGCCTCCTGGTCACGGCTGGCGCGACTGTCCTCGCGGTCGGCGTCTCGCTGCTTGCGGGCTTCGCCTATTCGCGCTTCGCCTCGCGCGGTTTGCAGGCCTCGGCCTTCTTCCTGATCTTCATCCGCCTGATCCCACCGATCGTCATCACCCTGCCGCTCTTCCCGGTGGTGAACTGGCTGGGCTTGAACGATACGCATTTCATCCTGATCCTGCTCTACGCCACCTTCTTCGTCTCGCTGGGCACGGTGGTGATGCGGACCTTCATCGACCAGATTCCGCGCGAACTCGACGAAGCCGCGATGGTCGACGGCGCCTCGCAGATGCAGATCATCGCCCGTGTCATCCTGCCAATGGCGGCGCAGGGAATGCTCGCCGTCTCGGTCTTCGTCATCGTCTACGCCTGGAACGAGTTCCTCTTCGCTTTCATCTTCACAACCACCAAGGCGAAGACCGCGCCGCTGGTGATCTCCGAGATGATCGGCGCCGTCGAAGGCGTCGAATGGGGCGTGCTCTTCGCAGCCTCCACCGTGCAACTCGTGCCGGTGCTCGCCTTCGTCATCCTCATGCAGAAGCATCTCGTGGCGGGGCTCACCGCCGGCGCGGTGAAGGGATAAGCCATGCCCCAGCTCGACGATCTCAGACGCGCCATCCGCGAGAGCGACCCCCAACTCAGCCGGTTCGACCCGCTGCCGCGTATCATCTGCCTGGACGATTTCGACCGCGGCATGTGCGGCTGGACGCAGCTCGTCGGCAATTACGAGGATACGCTTGACGCGATGCTGCCGGGCTATGCCCAGCACAGCCACGCCATGCTCTCGACCTTGCCGAATTGGGATTTCGGCTCGCATGGCGGCGTCGACGGTTCCTATGCGCTGAAGATCGCGACGCGGGCGAGAAAAGGCGCTCAGAACGTCGCGATCAAGCGGCTGACCTTCCGCAAGGCCGGGCCGATCCGGCTGGAGGCCTATTTCACCTTCAAGCCCGAGGCGACCGAGCTCGCGCTGTCGGAGACCGACATCCGCTCCTTCGGCTTCCTCTATGATCTCCAGATCGGCGATACGTCAGGGCCGGGCGACCGGGTGATGCCGCATCTGCGTTTCCTCAATGCGCAGGACGGGCAGCACATCCAGAAATGGCAGTTCAAACGCCGGACGACGCCGATCAAGCCGATCGGCACTGCCGGCAAGACGATCACGCATTACCATCTCGCCCCCAGCGATTGGGAGGACCTGCCCGGCGGCGAGCAAAGGCTCTGCTACAACGAGATTCCGACCAAGGTGAACTGGCATTATCTGCGCTTCGATTTCGACCTCGCGGCGATGCAGGCGACAAGATTCCAGGTCAATGACCGCGTCTTTGCCATGGATGGCTTCGACTGCATCCGCATCCCCGCGATGAAGAATCTGTGGTGCATGCTGAACCTCGCCTTCTTCGCCGAGACGGATACCGACAAGCGCGCTTTCGCCTATCTCGACTCCGTTTGCCTGTCGGGGGATTTCTGATGCTGCCCGAGAACCTGACCGCCGTCGTCGCTCGCAACGAAAGCTGGACGGCTGAAAGCGCGACCGAACCATACGAGGCCGGCTGGGCGAAGGAAGCGATCTTCTTCGTTCGGGCGCTGAAGCAGCCGAAGGGGCAACTGCCGAAGGCACGGATCGAGATTTCCGCCGACGGCCTGCACTGGTGCCACGAAGGCTCGGAATTCGATCTGCCGGTGGCAAAGGATGCCGTCACCTTCCAGCGGGTCAGCCACTTCGGCAATTTCCTGCGCGTCGCCGCGACGTTGCCCGATGGCGCTGAGATCACCGTACTGGTGACGCTTCATCTCAAGGTCTGACCGCGCAAGGGCAGCAAGCGCCAGCGGCAGGCACGGGGCGACATCTGCTCGAAATCGGCCCTTCGCCAGTGGCGCGCTGGCATGACCGCTTCACCTCGCCTCAAAGCGTCTGTGCCGATTGGCGCGCGGATCGCGACCTCCCCGCACCGCGACGGAGAAGGCGGGTAATTACGTCATCCAGACGGGTGAGACATCTGCATCGAGGGGAGCGATAGGCCGGCGAATGCGGCGATACGGAATTGCGGCGGCATCGGGCGGATAAGGACCGCCGCAATTCACGAAGATCACGTCAGCGGCGATCGGCGCGAAGGCTGTGTGAAAATGGCTTGCGGATTTGACCACGACGATCTTTTTCTTCGACAGGTCGATCCCGAGCAATTCGAAGACGGCGGGGTGGAACGTCTGGGCGCGTTTGCTCGCCAGCACCACATCCAGCTTGCCTAGTCGCAACGAAGCTGCCGCCCCCAGGGAAACACGGCTCTGTTGAAACGGAATGACGAGATCGCGTGTCGTGGCGACGACCTCGACTTCAGCATCGACAGGCATGCCCGAACTCGGCGCCGCCTTGCCGCCGAAGCGCAGTTGCAGGCGCGCGCCAGGGCCTGCCGCCAGGCAGAACGAGACAGCGACCGGATCCCAGAGCGCCCCGACCGCGGCATCGATATCCGCGCGCTCGCGCAGCGCATGAACAAGAAACGTGCTGTCGCCAGCTACGCCGCCGCCCGGATTGTCCCAACGGTCGGCAAGCACGACAGGTTGACCGGCCACTGCCAGGGCCATGTCGATCGCCTCGGCCGGACCGGGCATGTACGGCATGCGGTTGGCGCCGAAAGCAAGGATGCGGGCACCAAATTCAGCCGCCACGGATCGCCCCGTGCCCTGCGCATCGTCAGTGATGACGATGACCTTGGTGCCAACATCGTGGATGTCGGCCGCCGGAAAGCCATGCACGACGGAGATGCTCAACACGCCGTCCCTGCCCTCGCGGGCGAGCATGTCGTCGACAAGGGTCCTGCCCGGTTCGCGGCTCGTCAGAAAGTTGGCGATGGCGCGGCAGTCGAGGACACTCATCACCGGCGTGATTTCCTTCCGGGCGGCGCGCAAGGAGAGATCCACCATATCTTCCGCGCGCTCGAGGAAATCGCTGTGCGGCACCTCCTTGAAGGTGACCAGGATCGTGGCCGCGCCGATCATGGCCTGCGTGAGATGGCAATGCGGATCGAGTTCGACCCCGATGACCGCGTCCCGCCCTGCGATGGCGCGAGCCTGAGTCAGCAGATCGCCCTCACAATCGTCGTAACCCTCGGCGATCATCGCGCCATGCAGGCCGAAAAGCACCACGTCGACGGGCATCGCGGCGCGCAACTGGTCAAGGATCTCGTCCCGTAATCCCTCATAGGCCTCCCGGGAAACCAGGCCGGCAGGCTCGGCCCAGGCCGCCGTCCCCTCGATCAAGGTAAATCCCTGCTCGCTGGCGCGCCTGCGGGCGGCAATAAAGGGCGCCGAACAGAGAGTAGGTGTCTCGGGATGTCCGCCGGGCGGGGCGTAGAAGGCGTCTTCAAAAGCGCTGCGGTCGATGCGGATCGGCGAAAACGTGTTCGTTTCGGTGGCCAGCGAAGCGACAAAGACCCTCATCTGCTTTTGCCAGGGTCCGGCGGAATGCGTAGATCGGCGAGGCTGTTCTTCGCCTCGCGCAGGCGATCGAAGAGTGCCGGCCCGCCACGGAGGGCCATCGCCGTCGCGATGATGTCGATCAGCACGGCGTGGGCCACGCGAGACGTCATGGGTGCGTAGATTTCAGTGTTCTCATGCGCGTCGATCTCGAGAACGATGTCGGCAGCAGCCGAGAGCGCTGTATTCTGCCGGGTGACGGCGATGACCGTGGCACCGCATTCGCGCGCCTTCAGCGCCATCGCCTCGATGTCGCGCACCATGCCAGTGTGGGAGAAGCAGAGCGCCACGTCGCCCTTGCGCAGGGTAGCGGCGGCAAGGCGCTGCAAGTGGGTATCGTCATACGCCACGACCGGTATGCCGAAGCGCATCAACTTGTGCTGCGCCTCCATGGCCAGGATGCGTGCCGCACCGGCCCCGTAGCAATCGATACGGGGGGCGTTGGAGAGTATGTCGATGACGCGCGCAAGCACCTTCTGATCGATGGAACGGCGCAGCATCGTCAGCGTGTAGATCGAGGAATCGACAAGCTTGTCGACGATCTGATCGAGCGGGTCGCTGGAGGCGACCTCGCTATGCACATAAGGGGTCCCGGCAACGATGCTTTGTCCGGTGCGCAGCTTGAGTTCCGGATAGCTGGCCAGCCCCATCGTGCGCACCAGGCGCAGCACGGTCGGCTGGCTGACGCCGACCTCTTCGGCCAATGTCGCGATCGACATATGGATGACCTTGTCCGGCGCCTCGAGCACGAACTCTGCCACCCGGCGCTCGGATGGCGAAAGCTCGGCCTTGCGGGCAGTCAAGACGTCAAGGAAGCGGTCATCCCCTCCCGCATGGTCCGACGCTTCACATATCGTCATTCCGTTCTCCTATTCAACGCGAACAAAGCCTCTACCTCGATGCAGGCTCCGAGCGGGAGCGTGGCAACACCGATGGCGGTACGGCTATGTCGGCCGGGCTCGCCCATGATCTTCACGATCATGTCGGAGGCGCCATTCATCGCGGCGCGGGGCGCGACGAAGTCCGGTTCGGCGTTGACGAAACCACCTAGCCGAACGCATTTCGTGATCCGGTCGAGCGACCCCAGCGCCAGCTTCGCATGGGCGAGCGCCTGCAGCATGCAGAGGCGCGCAGCAGCATAACCGTCCGCTTCCGTAATTTTACTCCCTAACTTGCCTCGATAAGCTGCAGGTATCTTGCCGTCCGGTCCCACGCAGAGCTGCCCGAAGACATAAAGCAGGTCGCCGATGATGTTGTAGGGCGTATAATTCCCTTTTGATTCCGATACATACGGAAGATCGACATTGAGGCTAACCACGCGGGACTCAATGGAAATGCCGGTGATCAAGGTATCCGCCTCCATGCCATGACCGTTGTTGCCCCAGTCTGTGATTTGGCAGACCCGGCCCTTCCTATCCGGTTCAAGGCGCGTTGACGAGAGTATTTCCGTAATTTATCTACGCAACATCCGGCTGCCGCCGATGCCCTGCAGGATGCTGCGATGTTGGTACCTTGCCCACCTGCCGTTTCGATTGACCCCGTCTCCGGTCGCCCGCGCCTCGAGCTCGCGCGCCTGCCGACACCTTTCGAGCCGGCGCCACGACTGGCCGAGCACCTCGACGTTGCATCGGTCTACGTCAAACGTGAGGACATGGCCGGCTATGCGCTCGGCGGCAACAAGCTTCGCCAGCTCGACTTCATCCTTGCCGAAGCAATTGCGGCGGGAGCTGACCTGCTGATCGCAACCGCCGGCAGCCAGTCCAATTTCTGCCGGTCGCTGGCGGGCGCAGCAGCCAAGCTCGGTCTCGGCTGCCACCTGCATCTGCGCGCCAGGATGGGCACGGAGCGTGTCGGAAATCTGCTCCTGAACGACATCTTTGGGGCGGAGGTTACCTTCACCCAGAATGCCGACCCCTGGCACCCGGCCATCAAGGATGAAATCGAGGCGATCGCCGCGGACTACCGCAGGCAGGGGCGGTCCCCCTTCGTCGTGCAACTGACGGGCGTAAGTGCCAATGTCGGCGTCGCAGGCTGGATGTCGGGCGCTGCTGAGCTGGCCGAAGATTTCAAGACGATCGGGCAGGCGCCCGACATCGTCGTCGCGGTCTGCGGCTCCGGGCTGACGGCGGCCGGATTGGCGCTTGGCTTCAAGCATCTGGGTGTCCCGACAAGGGTCATGGGCGTCAGCGCCCAGCAGCCGGAGGCGCGGCTACGCAAGTGGATCATCGAGACCGCCAACGTTGCAGCCGCCTGGATGGGCATCGAGACGCGCCTGTCGGGGCAGGATTTCGACATCGTCGACAGCGAGATCGGTCCGGGCTACGGCCTCCCCTCCGCCGCAAGCCTCGCCGCCGTCAACACGGCTGGACGGCTCGAAGGGCTGGTGCTCGATCCCGTCTATACGGGCAAAGGCATGGCTGCCCTGATCGGCGCAGCCGAGAAAGGCCTGTTCGGCAAGGCATCGTCCATCGTCTTCCTGCACTCCGGCGGTGCGCCTGGGCTGTTCACGCACGCCTCCGCCTTCGAACGCCCCGCCCCCCGATGAAACACGGCATGGCGAGAGCAGGCGGCCCCGCCCGGCTGGAGGTCGAGCTCGATCGACGGGGTCGCCATGTCGGCGCCCTTTTCGTTCCGCACTCGCACGACCGCTCCGCCTATGGTCGCATCATCCTTCCGGTGATCGTGATCAAAGGCGGCGACGGGCCGACCTTGCTATGCACCGCCGGATTGCATGGCGACGAATACGAAGGGCAGTTTGCGCTGTCGCGGCTGGCCCGGACACTCGATCCGGATCGGCTGAGCGGACGGGTGATCCTGCTGCCAGTCGCCAATCCCGCGGCATCGGCGGCCGCCACGCGCACATCTCCCATCGACGGCGTCAACCTGGCCCGTTGCTTTCCGGGCCGGCCGAACGGCCAGCCCACCGAACAGATTGCGGACGGCATCTTCCGGCTGCTGCTGCCTTTGGCCGACTGTGTGGTCGACCTGCACAGCGGCGGCGGAACGCTCGACTATCTGCCATGCGCCTTTGGACGCCTGCCCGCCGACCGCGGCCTGGCAGAGCGCACGCTGGATCTGATACTGGCCTTCGCGGCGCCTCATGCGATGGTGATGCGCAGTCCCGAGGCCAGCGCGACGTTGGTCTCGGCTGCATTGGAGCAGGGTATTCCTGCGATGGCGACAGAACTCGGCGGCGGCGGGTGCGTAACGCCCCGAACAATCGAAATCGCACGGGTCGGCATCGAGAACGTGCTTGCTCGTCTCGGCATGATCGGCTCGGCTATGCCGCTCGGGAAGACCCGCCTGTTGGCCATCGAGCCGCAGGGCTTCCTGCGCGCGCCCGGTCGCGGCGCGTTTGAGCCCGGCCATGCGCTGGGGGAGACGGTACGGGTTGGCGAAACCGCCGGGTGGCTCTGGGACCTGGAACGCGCCGACAAAGCCCCCGAGCAATTGCTGATACCTGACGATGGGATGGTCGTGTGCCGCCGCGTGCCACCGATATGCTCTGCCGCCGACGTGCTGCTTCATCTCGGGCGAGATACGACGCGCGCGGAACTGCTCGGCGTCGCCTAGCATGGAGGGGGAGGCCAAGGCCTCCCCCTCCATGCTTCATTTCAGAAGTGCCTGTACGCGAACGGTCAGATCGTCCATCGCCCGCTGCGGCGTCTTCATCCCAAGCACAGCAGCCTCTGCTTCTTCCTTGAAGAAGTCGGCGGCGCGCGCCGCTTCATTGAAAGCGGGCAGCGGCACGCGCGACACGGCAAGAACCCGCCGCTCGTCCTGCGCATAGGGCAGCGCTTCGATGATGCGCGGATCGTCGTAGGTCGAGTTGCGGACCGGGCCATTTCCGTTGAGGGCGGCCCCCAGCGCCGCCTGTGGCGAAGACATCCACTTGATGAACTTCCAGGCTAGATCCTTGTTCTGGGAATTCTTCGGGATCGCCATGCTCCAGAACTCGACCTTGGCGGGCGCGACCTCGTACTTCCCCAGCAATGCCGTCGCGACCGGGAAGAACGTCGTCTTGATCTTGCCAGCGGCCTGCGACTTCTTCGGATCGTTGTAGAGTCCGTTGCGGCTCATCGAGCTCATGGCCATCGCCGCGCGGCCCGTTTGCATCCAGGTGTTGGCGTCTTCGGCCTTCATGCCGGTAAGATTGCGCGGCACAGCGCCCGCCTCGAAGAGCTGACGGATGACGGTCAGCGCCTTTACCATCGGCTCGGAATTGGCGACGACCTTCATGTCGGGGGTAATGAAGTCGGCGTCCCAGGCGCGGGCAAAGGCGATCACCTCGGGATAAGCGACGCCGGGCAAGATGAAGCCCACAGCAGGCGTGCCATCGGGCCGCTTCTTGGTACACTTCTTGGCTATGTCGATGAATTCTTCGATCGTTTTGGGCGGGCCGGAGACTCCGCACTCGGCAAAGATCTCCTCGTTGTAGTGCAGCCCGGTCGAAGCATGGCGGAACGGCACGGCAAAAAGCTGCCCATTGAAGCTCACCGCATTGACGAGGCCGGGAAAGATGTCACCGAAATTCTCGATCGGATCGCTCTTCATGTACGCGTCGAGCGGCTCGAACAACGTGGCGACGCGCGGCGTCGCGTAGGTGTTGAGCAGGAAGGCGACATCGATGGTCGACTGGTCGAGCGAAGCTTCGCGAAACACGCGGTCATGCAGCGGCCCGGTCTCGAACGTCGCCCAGTTGATGCCGACGCCATTCGCCTTCGTGAAACTCGCGATGACGTCGCCGCCTGCTGTACCATTGGACACATTCTGCAGGACGCGATGGGCGAACACGTTCAGTTGCTTGCTCTGCGCGAACGCCCGATCAACCGCATAAGGCATCGCGCAAGCGGCCGCGGCCCCGGCGACGAAATGCCGTTTCGTCAAGCGCATTGGTGTCCTCCCTTGCTCGTTCAAATTCTGCGGCATCCGGAGCCTTTTTTGTCGTTCGCGTCCGCCCGAAACCCGCGTTTCCCGTGTTTTTGCCCAATGTAGAATAATTACATAAAACAGTGGCACACAAGAGAGAAATCGCAGAAACTGGCGGTCTCCTTTATATTTACTACATACCCCTCTCGAGCTTGCCCCCGAGCGGAAGCGTGGCGTTGGCGATAGGCTTGGAACCGTTGATCCGGATTTTTGTCCATGGCCACGGCAAACCGCCCCGGCATCACCGGTGCCATCTGGTTCGAACCGCGCTTACACCGGCCCGTATTCCATGCGGTCGGGCGCTTCGGCTCCCGCTGGGGAAGTCCGCTTTAAGCCGCCCTCGATGATGAACCCTTCGGCTGACATCGCGACATCGCAGGTGCATCAGTCGCAATGGCTCACATCGATGGATTGCTGATGGCCAACCGACGATGCTGTTACCGCGTCACCTTCGCGATCTCAGTCGCGAGATTGGCAAGGTAGCTGCATTCATCGGCAGACTCGTTATTCCACCACATCGCGCACAGGTTATGCGATGGGATCGCCGGACGCGCCTCCAGCACGCGCAATGCCAGCTTCTCTCCAGAGAGATGGATCATCTCGCGCGGAATCATCGCCGCGCCGGTGCCGGCGCTGGCGAGGCGGGCGATGACGGTCAACGGATTGCAGGTGTTGAGGCGGCGCGGCTTCAGGCCATGCGCGCCGAACCACATCTGGATGGTGGTGAACAGGCCCGATGGCGAGCTGTTGGTGAAGATCGGCAGGTCGACGAGGTTTTCGGGCGTCGCGACGTTGCCGGGGAAGGCAAGCCGCTCGCCCACCACCCAGACGAGATCGATCAGCCAGAGCGGAACGATGGTGACACCCTCATGCGCCCGAGGTTGCGACAGGAAGGCGATGTCGATGGAGCGGTCGAGCAATAGTTGCTCCAGCTTCGTGCTGAAATCGACGGTGACGTCGACCTGCAATTCGGCATGGCGGAGCGCCAACTGGGCAAGCAGATCGGGCAGGATGGCGGCGGCGAAGGAATCGGCGGCGCCGATACGCAGCAGGCTCCTGCCGCGCAGCCCTTCCTTGCTGTGGCGCTGGACCTGCTCGGCATGGGCCAGCATGCGCTCGACATCGGCATAGATTGCGTTGCCCAGCGTCGTCGGCATCGGCCGATATAGCGAACGGTCGAACAATTCGCCGCCCAAGGTGCGTTCGAGTTCCTTGATCCGCAGGCTGACCGTCGGCTGCGACAGGTTGAGATGCAGGGCGGCGGCGCGGAAACCGCCCAGCCGGGCCACCCAGTAGAACGCTTCCGCCTGACCGAAGGTATAGCGCATCGAGCAACACGATAGCCGGAGACAATCGAGCGGCAAGCACTTCTTATTTTTATTCGCCGCCTCACCGCTCTAGCCTCCCCATGTTCGGCGCGGCGCCGGAGGCCGGCGCCGCCAAGGCATTCCATAAAACAGGGGGATTCCGATGCTGACCGTGCCGACAAATCGCCGTGCATTTCTCGCCGCTGCAGCAGGCGGCGCTCTCGGCGGCCTTCTGCCCGCCAGCCTGCTCCACGCTCAACCGAACAATGGCAAGACGCTGACCATCGTCCTGCCGAGCAATCCCATCACCATCGATCCGATTAACCAGCTCAATCACGACGCCATGGTGCTCGGCCAGACCGTGTTCGAGAACCTGGTCGAGTACGATGTCGACGGCGTACTGAAGCCGCAGCTCGCCAAGGCCTTGCCGACCGTATCGGCCGACCAGAAGACGTATACCTTCGAGCTGCGCGACGACGTCACCTTCCACAACGGCAAGAAGATGACGGCGGAGGATGTGAAATACTCCTTCGACTACCTGCTCGACCCTGCCAACAAGGCGCTGCGCCGACCGATTTTCGGCAAGATCGCAAAAGTCAGCGTGCTCGACCCGCTCAAGGTCCAGGTCGAGCTGTCCGAGCCATATGGGCAGTGGGTCTATTTCCTCACCAAGTACATGGGCATCTTCCCTGCCGGTTCGCGCAAGGAGCACGGGGACGACTACTTCAAGCAGAAGCCCGCCGGGGTCGGCACCGGTTTCGGTGTCTTCGAGGAATGGAAGCCGAACGATTACATCAGCTTCAGGAAGAATCCGAACTACTGGCGCAAGGGCCTCCCGGCCTGGGACCGGCTCGTGGTCAAGATGATCCCCGAGGACGCGACGCGCGTCGCCTATCTGCTCACCGGGCAGGTCGACATCATCAGTGCTCCGCCGCCGCGCGAGTTCAACCGGCTGAAGACCATGCCGGGGATCACCGGCGCCTCGCGGCCGACGCTGGGCGGCTCGCTGCTGATGTTCACCAACAATCTCAAGGCGCCGTTCGACGATGTGAACTTCCGCAAGGCGCTGGCCTGCGCCACGGATCGCAAGACCATCGCCGAAAAGGTCTATTATGGCCTGCTCGACCCGACCGGCGGGCTCGCGCCGCCGCGGGGCTGGTGGTTCAACCCGGAGGCCGACAAGGAAGTCGCCTTCGACCTCGACCGGGCCAAGCAGTTCCTGGCCAAGTCGAAATATCCGAACGGCGCCGAGATCGACATCAGTATCCAGGCCGAGCCCTATCTGCTCGACACCAAGGATGCGGCGATCTTCCTGCAGGCGCAGCTCGCCAAGATCGGCATCAAGCTCAACCTCAAGGTTTACGAGTTCTCGGTGCTGATCCAGCAGATCGCCCGCGGCGAGCATCAGATGGCGATGCAGGTCTACATGTCGCCCGGTG
Protein-coding sequences here:
- a CDS encoding mandelate racemase/muconate lactonizing enzyme family protein; this translates as MSASRIVKVDVHPLRATLPKVQRTSQGDYPAIEIVVVEVETEDGTIGFGEGLCRRGAAGYARFIEEALVPRLAGRDAADRRALWKTMRAALSGRPGGQIVEAIAAIDIALWDIAGKQAGQPVHKLLGGMGRKEVAAYASSINWLDDATVEAEVTAALKAGFREIKVKLGHPLRDAVARAKLVRRLAGDAIALYVDANWAYDVDDAMIVGRALADLNYGFFEEPIAPHDREGYRRLAQHLPIRLAAGESDFVASEALTMLQDRSLGLLQPDVTRSGGITETWRIAELAASFNTAYAPHVGWSGAICVAASLQLAAAAESFRTFECMVYENPLRDAFTRPLVGEGSQLIEGKLAIPQGAGLGVEIDREALKRFRIAR
- a CDS encoding carbohydrate ABC transporter permease, whose translation is MSARTPLSAIALVTPVQLMIGGIILVPALYVFWLSLNQSSFGQAATFVGLANYAKVLADPYFWKALLNTVIVVAIVVHVELLIGLGMALFFASGVPFRPLLLAIVLAPYAVSEVSAVVMWRYLFEPDVGMMSRLLATIGLPPIEWAVNPSHGLAMISLLSIWLHLPFSFIILYAARLSIPSDLYEAASIDGATAWTSFRRITLPLLMPALLIAALFRYIFAFRLFSEVWLMTGGGPARSTEVMAVYLYLEAFRYNAFGSAAATGWLLVLASLLLALFYLRRLYRETFARA
- a CDS encoding carbohydrate ABC transporter permease, translated to MPKSSLPRLLRHLLKLVGVLAVVAWSLVPIGLIAMSSFKSDRDIFSTTGAFSFAPTLANYQALWSRWGDFFFGLWNSLLVTAGATVLAVGVSLLAGFAYSRFASRGLQASAFFLIFIRLIPPIVITLPLFPVVNWLGLNDTHFILILLYATFFVSLGTVVMRTFIDQIPRELDEAAMVDGASQMQIIARVILPMAAQGMLAVSVFVIVYAWNEFLFAFIFTTTKAKTAPLVISEMIGAVEGVEWGVLFAASTVQLVPVLAFVILMQKHLVAGLTAGAVKG
- a CDS encoding DUF6772 family protein, whose product is MPQLDDLRRAIRESDPQLSRFDPLPRIICLDDFDRGMCGWTQLVGNYEDTLDAMLPGYAQHSHAMLSTLPNWDFGSHGGVDGSYALKIATRARKGAQNVAIKRLTFRKAGPIRLEAYFTFKPEATELALSETDIRSFGFLYDLQIGDTSGPGDRVMPHLRFLNAQDGQHIQKWQFKRRTTPIKPIGTAGKTITHYHLAPSDWEDLPGGEQRLCYNEIPTKVNWHYLRFDFDLAAMQATRFQVNDRVFAMDGFDCIRIPAMKNLWCMLNLAFFAETDTDKRAFAYLDSVCLSGDF
- a CDS encoding M81 family metallopeptidase — translated: MRVFVASLATETNTFSPIRIDRSAFEDAFYAPPGGHPETPTLCSAPFIAARRRASEQGFTLIEGTAAWAEPAGLVSREAYEGLRDEILDQLRAAMPVDVVLFGLHGAMIAEGYDDCEGDLLTQARAIAGRDAVIGVELDPHCHLTQAMIGAATILVTFKEVPHSDFLERAEDMVDLSLRAARKEITPVMSVLDCRAIANFLTSREPGRTLVDDMLAREGRDGVLSISVVHGFPAADIHDVGTKVIVITDDAQGTGRSVAAEFGARILAFGANRMPYMPGPAEAIDMALAVAGQPVVLADRWDNPGGGVAGDSTFLVHALRERADIDAAVGALWDPVAVSFCLAAGPGARLQLRFGGKAAPSSGMPVDAEVEVVATTRDLVIPFQQSRVSLGAAASLRLGKLDVVLASKRAQTFHPAVFELLGIDLSKKKIVVVKSASHFHTAFAPIAADVIFVNCGGPYPPDAAAIPYRRIRRPIAPLDADVSPVWMT
- a CDS encoding SIS domain-containing protein, translated to MTICEASDHAGGDDRFLDVLTARKAELSPSERRVAEFVLEAPDKVIHMSIATLAEEVGVSQPTVLRLVRTMGLASYPELKLRTGQSIVAGTPYVHSEVASSDPLDQIVDKLVDSSIYTLTMLRRSIDQKVLARVIDILSNAPRIDCYGAGAARILAMEAQHKLMRFGIPVVAYDDTHLQRLAAATLRKGDVALCFSHTGMVRDIEAMALKARECGATVIAVTRQNTALSAAADIVLEIDAHENTEIYAPMTSRVAHAVLIDIIATAMALRGGPALFDRLREAKNSLADLRIPPDPGKSR
- a CDS encoding RidA family protein; this encodes MEADTLITGISIESRVVSLNVDLPYVSESKGNYTPYNIIGDLLYVFGQLCVGPDGKIPAAYRGKLGSKITEADGYAAARLCMLQALAHAKLALGSLDRITKCVRLGGFVNAEPDFVAPRAAMNGASDMIVKIMGEPGRHSRTAIGVATLPLGACIEVEALFALNRRTE